A single region of the Pararhodospirillum photometricum DSM 122 genome encodes:
- a CDS encoding bifunctional folylpolyglutamate synthase/dihydrofolate synthase produces the protein MGPDATLDRLTALHPKVIDLSLERIHRLLAALGDPQARLAPVIHVAGTNGKGSVVAHLRAALEAAGHRVHVYTSPHLVRFNERIRLGGQLISDDALIALLEEVEAANAGQPITFFEVTTAAALLAFSREPADVVLLETGLGGRLDATNVLTPAVTVLTPIGLDHQAFLGATLAAVAREKAGILKPGVPAVSATQPAAAADVVRTQAAAVGAPLQEEGVAWTWEETPGGWTYQDQPYPRSRLPGRHQLANAALAWAAIDALAERTGLIVPANARADALARVDWPARLQRLSEGALASILPGGLSLWLDGGHNPHAAAALAPVLSAWSGEAPVDLVCGMLQTKDNAGFLALLAPYVRTLVAVGVSGSQTQAGLPAHALAVCAREAGVREVRKAASVRAALEDLARDDGPARILICGSLYLAGTVLTENGTVPE, from the coding sequence ATGGGACCCGATGCCACCTTGGACCGTCTGACGGCCCTGCACCCGAAAGTCATTGACCTGTCCTTGGAACGGATCCACCGCCTGCTGGCTGCCCTGGGAGACCCCCAGGCGCGGCTGGCCCCGGTGATCCATGTCGCAGGCACCAACGGCAAGGGGTCGGTGGTCGCCCACCTGCGGGCCGCCTTGGAAGCGGCGGGCCACCGAGTCCATGTTTACACCAGCCCGCACTTGGTCCGCTTCAACGAGCGCATCCGCTTGGGCGGACAGCTCATCTCCGACGATGCCCTGATCGCCCTCCTCGAAGAGGTCGAAGCGGCCAACGCCGGCCAGCCCATCACCTTTTTTGAAGTGACAACCGCCGCCGCCCTGCTCGCCTTCAGCCGGGAGCCGGCGGATGTGGTGTTGCTTGAAACCGGGTTGGGCGGGCGGCTCGACGCCACCAACGTTCTGACCCCCGCTGTCACGGTCCTGACCCCCATCGGCCTTGACCATCAGGCTTTCCTGGGCGCCACCCTGGCCGCCGTGGCCCGGGAAAAAGCCGGCATCCTCAAACCCGGGGTGCCCGCCGTCTCGGCCACCCAGCCGGCCGCCGCCGCCGACGTGGTCCGCACGCAAGCAGCGGCGGTGGGCGCGCCCCTCCAAGAAGAGGGCGTGGCCTGGACCTGGGAGGAGACCCCCGGCGGCTGGACCTACCAAGACCAGCCCTACCCGCGCTCGCGCCTGCCCGGACGGCACCAACTGGCCAACGCCGCCTTGGCCTGGGCAGCCATTGATGCCTTGGCCGAGCGGACGGGGCTCATCGTGCCCGCCAACGCCCGCGCCGACGCCTTGGCCCGGGTGGACTGGCCCGCTCGCCTCCAACGCTTGAGCGAGGGCGCCCTGGCGAGCATTTTGCCCGGCGGCTTGTCTTTGTGGCTGGACGGCGGGCACAACCCCCATGCCGCCGCGGCCCTGGCCCCGGTGTTGTCGGCGTGGTCGGGGGAAGCCCCGGTGGATCTCGTGTGCGGCATGCTGCAAACCAAGGACAATGCCGGCTTCCTGGCCTTGTTGGCGCCGTATGTGCGAACCTTGGTCGCGGTGGGGGTGTCGGGGTCCCAGACCCAGGCGGGGCTGCCGGCCCATGCGTTGGCCGTGTGTGCGCGCGAGGCCGGAGTGCGCGAGGTTCGCAAGGCGGCGTCGGTGCGCGCAGCCTTGGAAGACTTGGCCCGCGACGATGGACCGGCACGGATTTTGATTTGTGGATCTTTGTATCTGGCCGGCACTGTGTTGACAGAAAATGGGACAGTGCCCGAATAA
- the accD gene encoding acetyl-CoA carboxylase, carboxyltransferase subunit beta — MNWLTTFVRPKIRSLVGSKEIPENLWRKCPACDHMIFHKELEKSLRVCSHCGYHMRLPVRKRLELLFDGGTWTPIELPPIPPDPLKFKDLKRYSDRMKEAQAKTGEKEAIIVAHGWLMGMPVVIAAFDFDFMGGSMGMAVGEGLVAAAELAVLQRAPLIAIPASGGARMQEGILSLMQMARTTVAVQRVKEAGLPYLVLLTDPTTGGVTASFAMLGDIALAEPGAVIGFAGARVIENTIRETLPPGFQRSEYLRDHGMVDLVVARTDLKATIGRIFSILLHRDPPAEVVPLVIPPGQRPAGAARRTRRASPRRPRGGRPARWPPRNR; from the coding sequence GCTGACAACCTTCGTCCGCCCCAAGATCCGCAGTCTTGTCGGATCCAAGGAGATTCCGGAAAACCTTTGGCGCAAGTGCCCAGCCTGCGACCACATGATTTTCCACAAGGAGCTGGAGAAGTCCTTAAGGGTCTGCTCTCATTGCGGGTATCACATGCGCCTGCCTGTGCGCAAGCGCCTGGAACTGCTGTTTGACGGCGGCACCTGGACCCCGATCGAACTGCCGCCGATTCCCCCGGATCCGCTGAAGTTCAAGGACCTGAAGCGCTACAGCGACCGCATGAAGGAAGCCCAAGCCAAGACGGGCGAAAAAGAGGCCATCATCGTGGCCCACGGCTGGCTGATGGGCATGCCCGTGGTGATCGCGGCCTTCGACTTCGACTTCATGGGCGGCTCGATGGGCATGGCCGTGGGCGAAGGCTTGGTAGCGGCGGCCGAACTGGCCGTGTTGCAACGCGCCCCCCTGATCGCCATTCCCGCCTCGGGCGGCGCGCGCATGCAAGAAGGCATCTTGTCGCTGATGCAGATGGCGCGGACCACCGTTGCTGTCCAGCGGGTCAAGGAAGCCGGCCTGCCCTATCTGGTGTTGCTGACCGACCCGACCACAGGCGGCGTCACGGCGTCGTTTGCCATGCTGGGCGACATCGCCTTGGCCGAGCCCGGCGCGGTCATTGGCTTTGCCGGCGCCCGCGTGATTGAAAACACCATTCGCGAAACCCTGCCGCCCGGATTCCAGCGCTCCGAGTACCTGCGCGACCACGGCATGGTGGACCTCGTGGTGGCGCGCACCGACCTCAAGGCAACCATTGGCCGAATCTTCTCCATCCTGCTGCACCGCGACCCGCCGGCCGAGGTCGTGCCGCTGGTGATCCCCCCCGGACAGCGCCCCGCCGGTGCCGCGCGCCGAACGCGGCGAGCGTCCCCCCGCCGACCCCGAGGAGGCCGCCCGGCGCGATGGCCGCCCCGAAACCGATGA